The sequence GCCTTCAGTAAATTTTCGGCAGATTTTTTCCCCATCCGTTCTAAAGGAGTCAAATCCTCGAAGGTTAAGGCATAGAGATCCGCAGCATCTTTGATCAGGCCCGCATCCAGAAGTTGTTGAACAACTGCCGGCCCTAGGCCATCAATCCCCATAGCATCCCGAGAGACAAAATGGATAATCCCCTCCCGCTGTTGAGCAGGACAGCTGATACTTTGGCAGCGATAGGCTGCCTCCCCCTCCACTCGGGAAACCGGACTTTGGCATTCGGGACAGAGATCGGGCATTTCGAAGAGCCTTTCGGAGCCACTGCGTTTCTCCGGCAGAGCTCTGATAACCTCGGGAATCACATCCCCTGCTTTATGTAAGAGCACGTGGTCTCCGATTCGAATATCCTTTTCCCGGATATTGTCCAAGTTATGAAGGGTGGCCCGGCTTACTGTGGAGCCGGCCACTGATACCGGCTGCAAGACCGCGGTGGGGGTTAAAACTCCTGTCCGTCCCACTCGAAGGACAATATCTTCAACGACAGTTTCCACTTGCTCCGCCGGAAATTTATATGAAATAGCCCAGCGGGGACTTTTGGCCGTAAAGCCCAGCTCCTGCTGGAGGTCAAATTCATTCACTTTGATAACCAAACCGTCAATATCATAGGGAAAACCATGGCGCTTTGCAGCCATCTCTTCGCAATAGGCTATGACCTCTTCAATGTCCTTAAACACTTTGTATTCCGGGTTAACCATAAAACCTTGCTCTTTTAAATAGGTAAGAACGTCAATTTGGTTATGTAATCCCAATTCCCTGGCGGATAAAACCTGATAAGCAAAGTACTCCAGCTTGCGCTCAGCGGTGATTCGAGAATTCAGCTGACGTAATGAACCTGCTGCGGCATTGCGAGGATTAGCAAAGGTGGATTGCCCTTCTTCCTCACGTTCTTGATTCAACCGGGCAAAAGAGGCCTTAGGCATGTACCCTTCTCCCCGAACACTTAGCTTGGGAACCGTCTTGTTCAAACGCAGGGGAATTGAGCCTACGGTTTTGACATTAGCCGTAATCTCTTCTCCCACAGCTCCGTCCCCTCGAGTTGCTCCCCGCACCATCAGCCCCTCCTCATAGGTCAGAGCTACCGTTAACCCGTCAATTTTCAGTTCCACTACATATTCCACCGCTGGGGCAACTTGCCTGACCCGTCGATCAAATTCTCGCAAATCTCCCGGATCAAAGGCATTATCTAAACTAAGGAGAGGTTCTAAATGCCGGACTTTTGTATACTCCTTGGCCACTGCTCCCCCAACCCTTTGAGTCGGTGAATCAGGAGTAACCCAATCGGGATGCATAGCTTCTAACTCTAAAAGTTCCCGCATCAGAGCATCGTATTCTGCATCTGTGATCCGGGGCTGATCCAGCTCGTAATATTGTTTATTCGCTTCATTAAGATCTTTGCGCAGCGCCGCCAGGCGCTCAAGATCATCCTGCACTGAAATCCCTCACTTCCAACCAAAACTATAACTAATATAATCCCTACAGTAACTCTTTCAAAGTCGCCAGCTTTTGATACCAGCCTACTATTATACTATAGGTAACATTATATTACATATAGAGGAATATTTCGAACAAGTCCTAATCTCCTAACATTCTGCCCTCGACATCCTGCTCCTACTCCTGCCGGACTAGCATCCGGCTACAGCAATGACCTCAATCGGCTGTTAGTATAAATAGGCATTAAAAAGGGATTGCAACTTCATTCTTAAAGTTACAATCCCTTTTTTCTCATTAATCCAAAGCAAGCTTAGGTATCTGATTAGCCTTGGAAATATGTGGTCATTTGTGGTACAACTTGCTTCTTACGGGAAAGAACGCCCGGCAGGGGAACGCTTCCATTGACAATCTCTTTGCCGAAGGCTTTAGCCACTTCTTCAGGGTTGTCCCCTTTAACAATCAGCTCTGTGTAGTCGGTTAAAATATCTGTAACCATTAAGCAAAGATATTTCATATCGTTAGCTACACGATGTGCTTCAATGGCTGCTGTTAGGTTAGCACGAACATCTTCGAAGCCGTCCATACCCATTAAGCTGACTTGTCCAACACCGATTTTGTGAGGTCCCATGGTGAAAGCTTTGAGGTCTTCCTCAATCATGCTTTGTGGGGTACGCTCAGCGATATTGGAGGAAGCTTTGAACATATCAATACCAAAGGTCTTAGGATCAACACCGGCAATAGCTGCTAATTCAGCTGCGATTTCCTTGTCGAACTCTGTGCAGGTAGGAGACTTGAAGATTACAGTGTCAGAGAGAATAGCTGCGAGGAGGATTCCAGCGATTGGTTTTTCTGGAACTATGCCTAGCTCTTTATAAGCTTTTGCTACGATGGAACATGTTGATCCAACGGGCTCGATGCGAATATGGATAGGATCTGCAGTTTGCAGACCACCGATTTTGTGATGGTCAACAACTTCGATAAGTTTAGCTTGGTCAGCGCCAGCGACTGCTTGGCCCCACTCGTTGTGGTCAACGAGAACTAGTTTTTGACCTGCTTCAACGGACTCTAATACTTGAGGAGCAGCAACACCATAGAAGTTGAGAACATACTCAGTCTCTTTATTGAGTTTTCCAGCTGAGCAAGGAACAACACCGGCAGTCCCTGTGAGCTCTTTTAAACGAGCTAAAGCAATTGCAGAGCAAACTGAATCAGTATCCGGGCTTTTGTGTCCAACAATAAAAATCTTATCCGACATAATTACACCTAAACCTTTCTTCTCTTAAATTTTTTTGAACAGCACAGTGAATATAGAAAATTAGCTGATGGCTTTTTGCCAAGGAATTTTACAGTTTTGTTAAATTCGCATACTCAGCTATTAATTTCTTAATTCCACTGTCAAAAACAATTGTAAGTTCTGCCTGATTTCCTTCTCCTTTAATGGAGACAATAATTCCTCGACCAAACTTCGCGTGTTCCACTTTATCTCCTATATGATGCGCCTCACCCCCTTCAATGACCAGCTTACTTCCAAAATCCTTTTCCCACGACCCTGATCCCAATGGGATCTTGCGATCCGACATTCGATCCCGTCTATCTACTGATTTGGCGGGAGTTGTCAGACGACGTTTTGGCGGATCAAGTGGGTCTATATCCGTCATTAAATCCGACGGTATCTCCATCAAAAAGCGAGAAGGCTGATTATATTGCGTCTTGCCATAAAGCATCCGCATTTCTGTATTACACAGGTAAAGTTTTTCCCTCGCTCGGGTGATGGCGACATAACAAAGGCGGCGTTCTTCCTCTAAGACCGTGGGTTCCATCAGGGAACGGCTGCTGGGAAAAATCCCATCTTCCATCCCAACTACAAAAACCACCGGGAATTCTAACCCTTTAGCACTATGCATTGTCATCAGAGCCACAGCTTCTTCAGCCTGATCCAATTCATCGATATCTGCTACTAAAGAAACCTCTTCTAAAAACCCGCTCAGAGGTGGGATATTCTCTTGCTCAATTCCATCATTCAAGTCGTTTTGGGCAGCTTGAGCTGCTTTAGCATCATACTCTGAAGTAACAGAAAGAAACTCCATAAGGTTCTCCAGGCGCGTCTCGGCTTCCGGAGTGTTTTCTGCCTCTAAGATCCCCTTATAACCGGTCTTGTTCAGAATTTCTTCTACCAGATCCGAGACACTGGCCTCCCGGGCAAAGCTGACCAGGTTCTGCATCAAATGGGCAAAAGCGATTAAGGGTTTCTTGGCTCGTGCCGTTAACTCAGGAATATATTCAGCCTCTAATATTGCATCTAAGACAGGCATTTCTTGCTCGTTGGCGTATTCCAAAATCTTTTGCAAAGTGGTGTCTCCCAGGCCGCGTTTAGGCACATTCAATACCCGGGAAAAGCTCACCTGATCGGCAGGATTATACAGCACTCGCAAATAGGCCAGGATATCCTTGATCTCCATGCGCTGATAGAACTTTAACCCCGAAAAAACTCGATAAGGGGTAGCTGCTTTCATTAAAAAGTCTTCCAAGGCCCGAGATTGAGCATTGGTTCTATAAAGAATGGCAAAATCATTGTAGGGACGTCCTTCTAACTCGTGCATCCGTTGAATGCGATTCACCACGTAACTGGCTTCATCTCGCTCATCAGACCCTACATAACACACTACTGCTTGCCCCTCTGTGTTTTCCGTCCAGAGAGATTTTTCTTTACGGGATTCATTATTTTGCACCACTGCATTAGCCGCATTAAGGATGTTCTGGGTGGAGCGATAATTTTGCTCCAGTTTGATGACTTTGGCTTCGGGATAATCCCGTTCAAAATCCAAGATATTTTGGATATCCGCCCCTCTCCATCCATAGACAGATTGATCATCATCCCCCACCACACAGAGATTGCGGTACTCGCTGGCTAAGAGCTTAATCAGCATGTACTGGGCATGGTTGGTGTCTTGATACTCATCCACCATGATATAGCGGAATTTATCTTGGTAATACCGATTGACCTGATCGCTCTGCTGAAAGAGCTGTACCGTGAGCATGATAATATCATCAAAATCAAGAGCATTATTACTCTTAAGTCGTTTCTGATAAGAACGATAAATATCTACAATCTTTTGTTCAAAATAACTGGCTGCCTTATAGGAAAACTCTTCCGGATCCTGAAGCTTGTTCTTTGCATCACTAATCACTGCAGCCACACTTCGTACGGGGAATTTCTTTTCATCATAATCGTGCTCTTTTAAGCAAGCTTTAATTACGGATTGTTGATCCCCTGTATCATAGATGACAAAATTCCGGTTATACCCCGGCAAATTATCAATCTCACGTCTAAGAATACGAACACATGCCGAGTGGAATGTGGTAACCCAAAGTCCATAGCCCTCACTGCCCAACAAGGTGCTCACTCGTTCCCGCATCTCTTTGGCAGCTTTATTCGTAAAGGTAATCGCTAGGATCTCACCTGGTTCTACCCCTTGAGCAATCAAATGGGCAATTCTATAGGTAAGCACACGGGTTTTTCCCGAACCAGCCCCTGCTAGAATTAGAAGCGGCCCTTCTTTATGCTCAGCAGCCTCCCGCTGCACTGGGTTTAAATCATCTAAACGGTACAGACCGCTTCACCTCACTTCTTGTACTTATTATAACATACTGTATTGCCTGTTTTACTAACAGTCATGTTCAATTTGAGATATCACAATAATTATTTGCTATAGCAAAAGTTAAGAAACCCCAGAAACAAACTAAAATTCGAGCTAATTTCCTTTCAATTACAAACGATCATCCCCCATATTAGGCTCGACGGCTCTAAAAAATTATCCCCACCCTCTAAATGGGTGCTGAAATATCCCTAAAAGCCCATATAGCCAGCTAAGAAAATTGGTTAATAGGAGCAAAGGGCTTAAGCACTTCTAAAATTATAACATATCAACATAAATAAGGTTAATGGAGAGTCTTTTCCATAAACCTCGTAAATTTTTGCCAAGCTGCCGATTCTTATTCATCTTTGCAATTTTTAATACGGATAAAAGCCAAAACTTCTCAGAATAGCTGTAACCCGCCTCTTACAAATCAAGGTTGTCCGAGAAACGAATACGTATTCGTTTTTCGGACAACCCTTCTGTCAAACTCGCTTACCTGTTTTGGCAGCTTACTATACGGCGACAGATATTCAGCCGCTGGACGATACTGTCTATGCCCGGATCATGGCCATCACTTATCAAGGAGCCACCGGTTACTTCGACAACCTTCAGTTTGAACAAAGCCCACAGATCCGAGGGTATAACGCTCTGCAAAACTCCTCCTTGGTCAACGGACTTTCCAAATGGGTCCCTCCAGCAGCTATGCAGACGTCATCTCAGAAGTGGGAACCATCAGTCTCCCCTCCACCGGCAGCACTTACCTGGAATCTCAAACCCTGATCCCCGTTAAACAAGGGGAAGACTATACCCTAAGCGGAAATCTCAGCACCGATCCCTTGACCGCCGCTTCTGGCAATGGTGCTTCCCTGCAGGTTCTTATCTACAATCAAGCCGGGACTTACGTTCAAACCATTAAATCCAAAGTCGTCTCGGAAAAATCAGACCTAGCCAAGTATGTCGTACCCTTTAACTCTCCTGTCAAAGGAACCGCCAAAGTCCGCTTAGACGTGACCAGCGCTCAAGGGGATGCTAAGTTTGACAATATTCGCTTCGGGTATGACCTGGAAGGTCGGCTCAAGCAGGAAAAGGTTTCGAAAACACTCAATGGCCCAATCCTTCATACCTTCGACTATGATTACGATAAGGTAGGAAATCTGATCAGCTCCATCGAAAAGATACTTTTAAAGGCAGAGCTAATGATCCCAAAAGTTTAAATCGATATGCTTATGCCCATGGTAATCCCATTAGTTTTGTTGATCCGAAGGGACATGATGTTAGAGCGCCTGGGATGGATTTAAGAGAAATTGTGTCGGGAACACTCATCCGTTCTATGACATAAGCTAGTAGAAGAACACTTTGTCGATAGACTGACCGGATCTTTTCCGGCTATTTTGACAACTGTCTGTAACAATAAGGTTATCCTGAAGGGGGAAGAGAGTAAGGGAACTTACGTCTGCTTGAGACGAATCGATTATCATCATCACCATAACTTTGATAGTCAAAATGAAGCCCAAACCCAAGGATCAAAGCGACTGCGATAGAACCAATCCCTGTTTCGCTCTTGACTTGCCTAACCCCTTCTACTACTGCTCCTCATAGTGAGGTTGATCTAACAGAAATAGCTATAACCCGCCTCTTACAAATCATGTGTGTCCGAAAAACGAATGCGCATTCGTTTTTCGGACACCCCCATCTGCCAAACCCGCTTACCTGTCTTGCCACTAACAGCTTACTATATATCTTCTGCCCTTAGACCCTCTTAAAATCCAGCCCTTTCAAAAACTCTTTCTGAAATTCCTTTCTAGCGGACAGTTCCACATGCTCCCCTCGCTTAGCCAGTGATTCTGCCCTTAAGCACTCTTCAACCGACAGTAAAGCCATTTTCGCCCCATCCCCTGCCGCATTCCCAATGGACATAATCCGCTCGCTGGGCAAGGACGGCAGCAAGCCAATCTCCACCGCACTTTCCTTCCTAATATAATTGCCAAAGGCTCCGGCCAGCAGGACTCTGTCAATCTCCTGCAGATTAATCCCCATCTCCAGACTGAGAATCCTAATCCCTGCCATAATAGCCCCTTTAGCCAGCTGCATTTCCCGAATATCTTTTTGCGAAAGTATTATATCCTCACCGGTCTCCGAATCCTTCCCCCAGACCAGCACAAACTCGCTGGCTCGCTCGGCCTTGCGTAAGCGTTGGCGCAGCAAGGGGGGTAGTTTTTCAAGTTGGGCAGATTCAGCGGGAAACCGTCCTGTAGGCCCGATAACCCCCGCCCTATGCAGTTCGGCAATAGCATCGATCAGACCGGAGCCGCATATTCCTCGTGGCTTGCCCCCTCCGATAATTTCTAGTTCAACATCCTCGCCTACTCCCACACCTTCGATAGCTCCCTCGGCAGCACGCATCCCATACTTTATCTCTGCACCTTCGAAAGCCGGCCCGGCGGCAGCCGAACACGTAAGAATTCTCCCCTTTCCCGCCAGGACTATTTCACCATTCGTCCCAATATCAACAATTAAGCTGATACCCGGCAAACGATCTGCCCCTGCGGCTAACATTACACCCACTGTATCCGAGCCTACATACCCGGCCACATTGGGCAGGACGCTTACTCTGCCGGTGGCTAAAATATCCAATCCCAGCTCATCCGCTTGAACGTCAACCTTATCTCTAAAGACTGGGATAAAGGGCGCCGGAGCCAAATACGTGGGATCAATTCCCAGAAACAAGTGGGCCATGGTAGTATTGCCTACCACCATAGCCTGATATATTTCTTCTTTAGCTATCCCGCTTTCTTGGCACATGTTCCTAATCATTGCGTTAAGAGCTTCGATAAGTTTTTCTTGCAGCTCTGCCAATTGATTCTTTCCGCTGCCTGCATGGGTAATCCGGGAAATCACATCTGCACCATAGACCTGCTGAGGATTAGTCACTGCCCCGCTGTTGACTAGCGCTCCTGAAATCAGATCCATTAGGTAAGCGACTACCGTCGTCGTTCCCACATCTATGGCTACTCCATAGCAGCGCCTTGAGGTATCGCCCGGCTCTACAGCTAGAAGTCTTTCGCCAGCCAACACAGCAGTAACCTGATAATCACTCTCTCTTAACAGTCTGGGCAGGGAAGCCGCTGCTCTCCGATTAAACTTAATTCCCTGGTCCGGCAAAGCTGCAACAAGTCTCTGCCAATCCGGTGTCTGATCCTCGACACTGGGCTTCGCCATTTGCAGGAAAACTTTCTCAACTCCTGGAGCCGGTTTTATCTTAAGCTCCCCCGCAAAGTCAGTTTTTCGTTGATTAGCAGCCTGCTCTACTTGAACTCTTATGGTCATATCCTCTGTGATGAGCTGTTGGCAAGCCAAAACCCAGCCCTCGGCCAACTCTGCAGCACTTAGGAACTTCTTTTCATTATCTGATAGTTTAATTTCGGTTATATGTCCAGGTGTTGCCGACGAAATTTGCACTTTACATTTACCACAGGTTCCCTTACCACCGCAAGTGCTGACAACTTGCACCCCCGCGGAGATGGCAGCTTGCAGAATCGATGCCCCTTTGGAAATTTGGGTAACTTTTTCTGACGGCAAGAAAGTGACCTTGATCATCGTCAACACCCTCCTTTGGCTATTGAATAACCTTCTGAACATAGGCTTTCTTAGAAATCCCCTGCCACATTATTAAACTTAGCAAAGCAAACAACACATACATTAGTCCCATAACCCGAACTCGATCAGCCCAATCCAAGGAGATAAGGATCATGCCTATGCTGCCAAAGATTGTAAAAGCAAAAGACATTAAGGATACCACTGCCCCGGTGTCTCCCTTTTGCTGCTCGAGCATCAAATTGGCACTTGGTGGGCGAGTAATGCTGCCCATAAAAGTCGCAGGGACTAAGGATAAGGCAAACAGCCAAGGACTGCTTACACCAACGGTGCTAATTAATCCCCCACTGATACAGGCGACGACATAGCTGACCTTAATCAGTTTGACAGGTTTAATAAACCTGGTGCTTCTCATATAAAGCAAAGGACCAACTACCATGAAAAAGGCATTCGCTGCAAAAAAATAGCTGTAGACCTGCTCGCTCAAACCAAATTGATTCACATAAATATAGGACGAGGAGGAAATAAAGGACATCATTGGAATGGCCATCAAGGAAAAAGTCAGTAAAAGGGACATGAAGCCAGGATTCTTGGCTACAACTCCCAATCTCCCTAAGGATTCGAGAATACTAGCCGTAGAACGCTGAGCAATAGTTTCTTCCATGGCAATTACGGCAAGAGTAATTAGCAGACCAATCAAGGCCAAGACGACAAAGACCCCTCGCCATGAAGTAAGCGCTAAAATCAATGCTCCGATAACCGGTGCCACAATTGGGGCAACCATGGTCATAGAGGTAACTAAGGCCAACACGGATACCCGTTTTTGCCCAGAATAACTGTCCTTGACAATAGCTTGGGCCACTGCTGTTGCCGCTCCGCTGGCAATTGCCTGAACAATTCGAAACCCGATTAATTGATACACATTGCCGGATAAGGCACAAAGAAAACTTGCTGCTGTATAAAGAATAAGCCCTACCAGCAAGATCCGTTTCCGGCCGTACTTATCACTGAGTGGCCCCCAGAACAAAGAGCCTGCCGCATAGAAAATAAAGAACAATATCAGCGTGAGATTAATCAAACTCGGGGCTGCCTGAAAATTTTCTGCCATTCTGGGCAAGGCCGGCAGATAAAGATCCGTTGATAAGGGTATGAAGGCACTTAAGAAAGTGATTAAGACGATTAGTCCTTTTTGACCTAAGTATTTTTGTGTTATTGGCTTAGCTGCAGCCTGTTCAAAGTTGGTATTCATTGTATATGCTCCTTCTCAAGACATTTGTTTAAGTTTACATCTCAAAGTGATTAAAAGAAAGATTCATTTTACCACTTTGGCAAGTTTGCCACAATAACGAGGGTAGAGGCCTATTAAGGCCTCTATCATCGTTGAGTTCAATTTTCAGCTGCCATCTTGTCCTCACTTATTTAGGGAGGGAGGTTCCAAGTAACATCAGGTGGAACGATCTCCCACCTGATGCTCTTAAACTCTGTCCATCTGAACGAGTCTCGTTAAGTGAAATTCGCCATATTCTAGGCATTAAAGATTTCGTCGGCAATCTTAACCCCGTCTGTAGCCGCCTGAGCACTGTAATCCGCTCCCACATGAGCTTTCACCAGGTCATCAATATAATTTCCGCCAATCAGAACCTTAGTGTCTAAACCGGCTGCCCGGATAGCATCGATGGTTTCTCTTATGGATTCCTGGCAGCCGGTTAAAAGAACACTCATTCCCACTAAGGGGGCGTTATATTCCTTAATGGCTTCAATGAATTTGTCTTTAGAAACGTCAACGCCTAAGTCAATAACGTTATAACCCGATCCTTTAAGAAGCATTACCACAATGTTCTTCCCTAAATCATGGATATCCCCTTTGACGGTACCGATAACAATGTTTCCTTTGTACTCCGCGTTACTTCCGATGAGCAGTGGTTCCAGGACAATCATGGAATCTTGCATGATCTCACCGCACATGATCAGCTCACCCAAGAAATACTCACCTGTTTCAAAGCGACTCCCAGCCTCCGCCATTCCCAGCTGCAGCGAATTAACTATTTCCAAGGGGGCAACTCCGCTAGCTAAGCGTTCCTTAACCAATCCTGCTACCTGCTCTTCTTCTAAATCCGCTATCGCGATTGATAAAGCATCTGTCAGCATAATAAATCCCCACTCCTTTTTTGATCATCTTTCTAAAGCATAAACCTTAAGGATGAGTTAATCAGCTAATCTATTTTCAAAACACTCTCTGGATCCTAGCGCTGTGCCCAAAACCAAATAAAATTATAGGCAAAGTCATCAAGCTTTTCCCATTCTTTTTTAACAATTGCCTCATTACCGGGGAACTCACCGATCTCCTCCAGCTTAACTTCCCAAGGAACACAAACACCCGGATCTGGATTTAATAATTTATCTTTATCAGCCATCGATTACCCCTCCTATCCAATTAATAAACACCATATTCTCGGGCAGCTTCAATCATGGCGATGACGTTTTCTTGCTTAGCATCCCCCATGACAACTCCACCCGCATCCAAGATAAAACCGCCATCACAGGCTAATTCATCGATTGTTCTCTTGATATGCTCTTTAACCTTTTCCGGAGTGCCATACGTTAAGAGGGTTGTCGGCACACCACCTTGCAGACAGAATCTGCCGCCGAGGATTGCTTTGGCTTTTTTAGGATCAGTCGTATCAATCTGAAAAATAATACTCTTATCCGGCAACTCGGCAATTTTCTCCAGATAGGGAGTCCAATCCCCTTCTGCATAGAACAACATTCTCTTACCACGGGCCCAGAGGCCTTCGATGGTCGCTTTTAAGGATGGCCAGTAGAAATTATTCCATTGATTGGGATTAAGGAAGGGATACGCCCCCCGATGCAGGGGTGCAAAACAAGGGAAACGAGTGTCTGCTCCGGCACCCGCTAAGCCGCAATTCACATTATGGGGAGTAATAGCTTCACAAGCAGCCAGCACCTTCTCAGGTCGTCGACGCAGATCTAGGAGCACCCCTTTCATTCCTCTTAATGCATCCCCCAAGGTGTCAAAGGGAGCTTTAGTGAAGCCGGTTCCCTGTCCCACAATCCCATGATCCATAGTCCACTTTTCATAGGCCTGAGCCATAATTCCACCTTGCATGGCAAAAGCTGCCGCCCCTTTAATTAAGGCTACGGTGGATCGATAAGAACCGGGATTTTCTAACTCAGTGCTTATATTCGGCAAATAATGATTAACCAGCCATTCTGTCGGGCTGGAGATAAACTCATCGTAATCCTCTGGCTTCATATATTCTTGTTCATTAAACTGAAACGTAGAGTTTTCTTCCACTCCGATGCCGGGGAATTTATAAAGTTTAGAACCCATAGCATCAAACATAGGTGGCCACCATAAGGAAGGGCCGCCCTTAAAGATATCAAAATCCAGTCCGGGCAGCATCTCACTTACGATGCTGTTACTCTTATCGAGATCATAGTAAATTTCTTGGAGTGTGGTGCCGGTGTATTTGGCAATCCATTCGCCAACGCCGAAAGCAACAGGAACCATATCCGGCTTTCCGCAATCCATAGCCGTCATGTAGCGCTCTAATCTCTTTTGATAAAGCATTTGCTTTTCACTCATCCTGATTTACCCCTCCTACATTCTCAAATACCTACTTATCCCAACAGCATAAACCCGTAAGAATCTTTAGTCTTCTAACAGTTCACTACGAAATGCTTTTAAAAATTTCTTGCCAAAGCGATCTTTACCCAGCAGAAAATCATTGGTGATAACCGAGCTCATGATTTTCTTATCCAAAGGATCGAGGATAGCCGCATCCATATCGAAAGCCATGCAAAGG comes from Desulfosporosinus meridiei DSM 13257 and encodes:
- a CDS encoding uroporphyrinogen decarboxylase family protein, with translation MSEKQMLYQKRLERYMTAMDCGKPDMVPVAFGVGEWIAKYTGTTLQEIYYDLDKSNSIVSEMLPGLDFDIFKGGPSLWWPPMFDAMGSKLYKFPGIGVEENSTFQFNEQEYMKPEDYDEFISSPTEWLVNHYLPNISTELENPGSYRSTVALIKGAAAFAMQGGIMAQAYEKWTMDHGIVGQGTGFTKAPFDTLGDALRGMKGVLLDLRRRPEKVLAACEAITPHNVNCGLAGAGADTRFPCFAPLHRGAYPFLNPNQWNNFYWPSLKATIEGLWARGKRMLFYAEGDWTPYLEKIAELPDKSIIFQIDTTDPKKAKAILGGRFCLQGGVPTTLLTYGTPEKVKEHIKRTIDELACDGGFILDAGGVVMGDAKQENVIAMIEAAREYGVY